gtttgtcacaagtatataaaattaggtctcaaaatcatgcaaaaacaagcacttctctctgttctgaaacgctgggggcgtgtcaattagaggcgctggaaccacgccaaCCCACGGGAAGGGCACCACCTCCGTGTATTGTGtgtatgggagagagcagtgtgaaaagTTCAATGGCGTCTCAGCTTTTCTTCACAACGTAACaactattcacaaagagagctacgcaatatcgtcatatatgacgtaaaatcccgtttttcaacctcaaataacttatttaaaacaaacttcacagaaaaatgagcacttgagcacaatgtagggtgataataactaatgatcacagcagagtttaggtttgggaaaaaattatgtgacgagtattttaactttacagtatgacccacatcccatcatTGAGGAGGcagggtttatgacctatactgcagccagtcagcagagggagctctaaaaataaaagcttcactccaccggggagcttgtcctgtccattctttttacagtctatgataCAAAGCAACAGGAAACTATAGCTATTAATGGTTAAACTCCCCCAAGATGTTTGGACATTTACTGTTTTACAAATAATGAAATGGGATTCAAGTCCTTGCCAATAACAAACGCCTGTAGTACCAAAGTATTTGCAGTTATTGTCTCATTGtctgatgagatgttttcttcttctgtccCATCAGCAAAGGCCGAGGGTCGTTCCTGTGAATACAACGGACGAATTTACCAAAACGGCGAGAATTTCCACGCCGGCTGCAAGCACCAGTGCACGTGCATTGATGGAGCGGTGGGTTGCGTTCCCCTTTGTCCCAGCCATGTGCCTTTGGCGTCCCCGTCCTGTCCTGCTCCGCAGCTTGTCAAGGTTCCGGGCCAGTGCTGCCTCAGCATCGACTGCCACAAAGGAACAACAGTTGTGCCTCCAATGCTCCGTCGGCCTCCTCTGCCAGCATACCCGCCTTACCCTTTCATCCCGTACCCAGCCTACCCTTACCCCAAACCATACCCCAAGCCTTACCGCAAGCTGTTCCCCTACAAGCCCAAAAAGGAGAAGGACACCCTGGGCAACGAGTTGGTAGAGGTGGGCCGCAAGTGGGACCACGCACGTGGAAACAAGCACCTGGCAGGTAAGAGTGAGTAGCATCATCTCCATACGACGCCTGTACTCGCCAGTACTCCATATCTCTCAAGATTATGTATTTCTCATACAACGTCAGATAAATGCTAGGCCGCGCGGCTATATTTAACATGGTTCGTCTGTAACTTTGTCAATACTTGACTACTGAAAAAGTCCCACTTGGCATTCTATTGTCCAATGAAAGACCAACACTATCAATACCAGAAACAGAGGATTGAGTCCAAATAATCTGATTGTGAATGCTGGTTTCAACCACGTTGTAGTTGGAGCATATTTTTCTCATAGATATCAGTAGAATATTCACAACAAAATCCATTGCATTCATGGTAGGATAGTCTGCAGTAATTTACCACTATATAGTCTAGTATATGAACAGTTGAGAAGCACTTCACTTCTAGGTGGTTACACATTGGCTATTGCTGTCGGTTCTGGTTCCCAAAACCAACTTCAAACCTTCCAGCGCGTTCAAACCGATCAATCAGTTCAGAATGGAGAAATACATGGTTCTGCTACCAGCTTTCTGATGCAGACCCAGGCCTAACTTTTAAAATTGCAAACAAAATGTTGCTTAAAACGACTGTGGCTCACTCTCTGATACTGAACCCTGTATTTCTACTGCACGGATATCACATGCACAAACCCCCACGAGCCCCATGCGCCCCCCGCCCAGTCCGCTTGACCTTAACTAGCAACAGCTAAAATCGTTAAAGCTTGGACGTCGACACTTCTTTTGATGGTTTGTTGTCGTATACATACACAGGTTGAATTCAAACCTTCAACCTTCTACTTATTAGTTTGCTTCTCTAACCCTTCGGACATTAACTTCAGGTGAATTACCGCAGTGTGGAACTTTTGAACGCAGCGTGATTCATCTAACATCAACAAAGTTCAGAGAACTCTGAACCACACTGGtgccagaaccagaaccatgACGGCCTGAAAACACCCACAGTTCCCTCGACACAGTGAAAGCATCATGTTTGTGTTTAATCCGATTTGCTGCGCTGACGCACCAACGACCTCAGTGCGGGTCTGTTTCTCTGCATCCGCGTGTTACCGTTTATATGAAGTGTGTTTTCCACTGGCTCCTTGCACACCAGAGGTGCTCTCTAACAGCACATGGTCTGTCACCCAGCGTTCCCCTCTCTGTGCGTCAGTGCTCTCTGAATAAGCCCAGTGTGCTTTGCGTTGCTGCTTTTTCCCTCTGCTCTCCTCCTTCTTGAACTTTCTCTGATCCCGCTGCTCTCACTCCAATTTTCCTCATGTGTCTCCTTGTCTCTCTTTCATCTGTCTTAGCCTGGAGGCAGGTGGGAGATCAGTGTGTGGTTCAGACCACTTCCTGGTCCCAGTGTTCCCGGAGCTGTGGGATGGGCGTGTCCTCTCGAGTTACCAATGACAATGCTCGCTGTAAGCTGATCAAGGAGACGCGCCTGTGCAACATCCGGCCATGCAGCTCCATGTCTCTCCCTGTGAAGGTGAGGAATGTTTGGTGCTTTTAGGATTTTCTCTACGACGGATATCAGCCTCTTTATGGACCCGCTCGCACTCTACACTCATACATACTCATTGGTATTAATACCAACTATACATTACACTGGTATTAATACCAAAGATGCACACGGTCCCACCCCAGGATACAACCGTCATGACAAAGGTTTAAGGATCTttctaaataaaacagattttctcAAAACCTTTTCAATGGTTTCAAAGCATAAACTGAACCGAAAGAAAAGTATATTTACACATTTGGTAGAATTGGCTGAAACAAGTTTTTTTGAACAAAGAAATAAGTGTATTCCACCTGTAGGTCCTTAAATGTTGTCATCTAGGATTAGAACTCAGCAGCAGCTACAGGTGACGGGGAGGGATTATTTTTCACTTCAAATGTACAGAGAAGGTCTGGCATGGTAAAAGTGTAGAAGAAGGAGGAGCTTATGGGTCTTTATTCTCTAAAACACTTCAAAGGACGATTGATCTGCTGATTACAGTTTCTCTGACTTCACTGTTTCTGAGGATCTGGCCTCTCTTATATCTGATTCCAACATAGTGTTTCCAACATAACTCTACTCAACCACACTCACTTGTGGATGTTGGTTTGTCCTTTGGGACTCAAGTTTCTGGTGGGTTGGGACGTGTTTTCACTCTGGGCATTCAATATGAAAAACTGAAGTTACAGTACattcagtttattttgaaatttttgattatttaaatatttcgaGATCAAAACAAAATCAGATTTGAAAAGCAATGGGTTAAGTGAAGGGTCAAATGTTTCCTTTTGGTCTGCTGCTGCACAGCAATAAGAAAACAAATGGCTTGAGAACGTGATCAaaagctacaacaacaacaaaaaaagaatgaaaatatgGACATGAAAGGTCTAGTAAATCCAACaaatttaaaggttttttttatatatatgacgGAAAATAGAATCaactcaaaaaaaacaaaagaagggACCCTTAACCTTAAAGAGGGCAACGTCTCTAAACCCATATCAACAAAACACCcatttcaaaagaaaacaacaaatgtacatCTAGTCGAGGATGGAAAGGTCAAACTTGAGGGAAACTTAACTCAGAATGGGAGCAAAGGAAGAAGTCCTGGTTTCAGACCGTGCAGCTTCATGGAGACAAATGAATCCAGTATAGATGATAAATGCATTAACAGTTTAATGCTTTGGGTAAACTTTGGCTTTTCAGCAGGATAATGTATCCTGGCACAAAGCAGGAATGTTTCAGTTTGAGGTGTTGACTTGGCCTCTAAATGCCCACATCTCAGTCCAATCCCACATCTGTGCAGGACAAACACCTTCTACTGGTGGATTCTTTACCCGTCACAGTGGGCAGGTcgtcaaaataaaaagtaacaaaGTTTTCCCTTCACTAGTTTTCCGTTGGAGTAGCTGTAAACTCCAGCCGTGCTCTGTTACATAACACAGAGGGACTGTGGCCTGGTTGAGCTCGTCCCTGCACTGAAGCTGCGACGCTGCGGCTGACAGCTGCATTGATTGAACGTGTGCTTGTTTCACCCATTGAGCCACTCTCTCAGGTTTCATGCAAAACACTCGAGACACATTCAGCCTCCCACTGTGAGCCACTCGGTGGGATGATGGGTCCCCGGCACCTGTTTCACAGCAGCTGTGGGTGTTAATGAGAGACGCTTCTCCTCTCTGCTCTGacctttagttgtttttgtacGTGCTTGTATTTAAAAGCAtcagcttttgtttttcatggcTTGGATGATAAGCACCTGCTGTCACTGCTCAGTTCTTAATAACCTGAATGTGATCCTGAGCTTTTACTGAGGAGGCGTCTCTCCATTACCACCCATTAGCCTAATGCTGTGTTTCATGTGTTCTATTGGAAATTATTCCTTGATTTGAAAGCATTTACAACCACCAGGCTGCTAAACCGCGTCCAGCAATGCTGActattacatttataaatgtgAGTTGTATCTCATATTGTGTATATCTGTAattaaacagatttaaaaagtttttgaCTGTTCCTTCTTCTCCATTTGCAGAAAGGCAGGAAGTGCTCTCGCACCCACAAGGCCCCGGAGCCTCACCGCCTGTCGTACGCCGGCTGCAGGAGCACACGCCTCTACAGGCCCAACTACTGCGGCGTGTGCAGGGACGGCCGCTGCTGCTCGCCCCGTCGCACGCGCACGGCCAGCGTGACCTTCGCCTGCCCTGACGGCGAGCGCTTCAACAGGTCCGTCATGTTCATCCAGTCCTGCAAGTGCAGCGACGAGTGCAACCACCTCAACGAGGCGGCCATGCCTCCGCAGCGATGGCTCTACGGCGACATGCACAAGTTCAAGGATTAAAGGTTGCATTCCTTCATTCAGACCAGACCCTAACCTCCCACCCCTTTAGCAAGACCTAATGTAGACTAGCTGACCTTAGTGTAGCCCCAAGAATGAAAGGTGCACACGACAAACCGTCCTTCGGTTGGTAAAAACAAATCCAGACTAGATTATTCTGTTCCTGGCCTGACTGTAGAGCACCAATAGAACCAGAAACCATTTCAGCAATGCTCCCAAAATTCCCTGAATGTCAGGACTTTGACCGGGAACCACAGGGGAAAGGCTGagacccccacacacacaaatgtctcTCCTCTTTTTGTCATGGATtcacattttccaaaaaaagtgACTTTGGATTCAGACATTGATGTGTGAGTTTGGAAGAAACAAGACTTAAGAGGAAAGACTGCAATGGAGGATGTTGAAAGGACACCTCGGGAATGTGGCGAGTGTCTTTTTATGGTATTTATTCACTGGTATTTATTGTCGACATGACGCCACCGGGGTAGGTGGCACTGCTATGTTTGAAGGGAAGGACTAAGCAGCTGATTGCTGAAGAGAAAGACAAGGCCTCAAAGGTCAGACGAGTCGGATCCAATGATGGATGACGAAAGGTTGGAGAGCGACGGTCCGAGCGGCCAGGTAGAGGCTTTGTGGGTGAAAGGGCAAAGGTTGTTTACACAGCTGGACTCGCCCTCCGACTGTCCTCACATCACACCGAGACATTTAGCGAGCACCAAAGGAGCGAGCCTGGGATTCCGGCGTTGAGGCGTCAACCTCCTAATTCAGCCCAAATTACAATCCTGATGTTCAAGGGTAGCCAGATAAAATCAGCCGCCCTCTGCTTTTCTGCAAAAATAAAATCGGTAAACATGTAATTTTGCGTCCTGTGGGAGGAACCGCGCTGGTGCGTCACACGGCCTGTAATCGAGCAGCACGCCATCTCAGAGAAACCAAACAATAACTCTTGGTGTTCAGCTCGGGTCTGTGCGGACGACTTAATGCTCCCTAAAAAGGAGGAATTTTTGTATGATTCTCTCATTTCCGAGGCTGGAACGATTTGTTACGACTGGAAAAACCCTGAACTTCCTTCAGTGGTGTTTGGGTTAGACTTTGTGCACCTTACAGCAGCCTTGATGAGATAGAGGTCAAGGTCACAAAGTAGACTTTTACTTTTGCCTGGAAACTAAtactttcattattttttacttgttttctgGTGTTGTGAGTTTAGAGTGCTTAGCCATTTGAGCTAAAACTGTAACTTATGTTCATATAAACCCCCAATGTTCAATAAACCCTAGTTAAGAGTCTGCTGTCTTTAAAGGCTTTGGGAAACCAAAGGAATTCTGGGTATTTTCTTTACTCGGAGAGGTTTTATTGTTGTCGTCTTTGGTCACAGTAGATGCTGGCGTGTAGTTCAACCTGTTGTACAGGGGCCAATAGTTGTACTGAAGTGCTCATGTGTAGTTTAGCACTGAACCAATCAGAGTTCAGATCCTTATCGAGCTTTAAGTGCAGATATTTTTCACCTGCTCATGTTTCTATGCTGTATCCATCAGGAAGAATCAAAGACTCAAACCTGCCCAAGGTTTCAGGACACTGGCGTGCACTGCAGTGGTCACTTTAAGACTCAATTCAAACCTAACGTAACTGTTTGGGAAAAGTGCAAACCTCAAATGACTCCCAGGTTATGTTTAAaggacaaaataaacacagtaaTACAAAGAGGGGAGCTTTCTTTGTCAAATAGAATTGGTAAAGTTGGATTTTCCAATAAAGAAGTTCTCACTTTTCTGTGTCGTCTCTTCATTGAAagacttgtttttaaatgtcatcCAGCAGAAGCTGTTTGAACATTTCTCACCTATCCTGGGTGTTGATGAGAAATATCACAATGTAAATTGCAAACAGCATAATGTAATTTAAGACGTCTAAAGCATCATCACCTCATCGAAACTCAAgtcttgtgcttttattgtgaagggagAGCAGTCCTTTCTGACTTTAAAGAGTGGTGAGTTTgttcaaaaacaatatttttgtgtagccactactttttttttagttattgtcTTTGGTTGTTAGTTTTGTTGTTTCCACATTAAGAAATATCCAAGGCAGACTTTTATAAATCATGAATTAAAAGATCGATCTTGTATGTGCCTCGATTGTCTTTGCACAAATATATGCAATTAGATTTGGTTTTCTCTGGAAGTTAACAGCAAAAAGCAATAGATCAATATTGTcatcttcttcttttgtattaATTAACTGTGATGGTAGGATATATTGAACCAAACTGCACCATATTGTTATTCATTGGAtttcagaaaatgtatattttcattCCTGTTATCAGAGGTGATGATTGTTGTGATGAAGCCTGATTGGTTGAAAAGAGCAGGGGCAGATCTAAACATGCACGACAGCAGCCCTTTTGGACCACAGTTGGAATGACTTTATCGGTGTATTTGTATGTAGGAgggattttcatttaaaaacatatttgtataatatgaAATCCTCAGAGGATGAGGGATTCAGGAGGACACATGCAGCGTATATACTTCATTAGTCACACAGTGGTGAGGTATTACATCATGTAATAGAATAAAGTGTATGATGGGAGCTATTTTATGTTGCATATAGATGGATAATTTCATCCAATAGTGAATTTTTAACATTTCAGGTAGAGTGAAGTGAAATTTTCCTTCAGGAAAGATACAAAACCATTTTATGGCTGTGAAACACTTTAAATTTATATTAATATACTAAACTGCATTTGTATTGGTTACTTTATATTGTGTTCTCA
The Gouania willdenowi chromosome 8, fGouWil2.1, whole genome shotgun sequence genome window above contains:
- the LOC114468739 gene encoding protein CYR61; this translates as MMGILLLFAVWQVASVALVTADCPVVCDCPGGPPLCPPGVSSVPDGCGCCKVCAAQLNQDCHEGQPCDHHKGLECNYGNDVGSTNGICRAKAEGRSCEYNGRIYQNGENFHAGCKHQCTCIDGAVGCVPLCPSHVPLASPSCPAPQLVKVPGQCCLSIDCHKGTTVVPPMLRRPPLPAYPPYPFIPYPAYPYPKPYPKPYRKLFPYKPKKEKDTLGNELVEVGRKWDHARGNKHLAAWRQVGDQCVVQTTSWSQCSRSCGMGVSSRVTNDNARCKLIKETRLCNIRPCSSMSLPVKKGRKCSRTHKAPEPHRLSYAGCRSTRLYRPNYCGVCRDGRCCSPRRTRTASVTFACPDGERFNRSVMFIQSCKCSDECNHLNEAAMPPQRWLYGDMHKFKD